One Lucilia cuprina isolate Lc7/37 chromosome 4, ASM2204524v1, whole genome shotgun sequence DNA segment encodes these proteins:
- the LOC111688203 gene encoding 14-3-3 protein epsilon produces the protein MSERENNVYKAKLAEQAERYDEMVEAMKKVASMDVELTVEERNLLSVAYKNVIGARRASWRIITSIEQKEENKGAEEKLEMIKTYRGQVEKELRDICSDILNVLEKHLIPCATTGESKVFYYKMKGDYHRYLAEFATGSDRKDAAENSLIAYKAASDIAMNDLPPTHPIRLGLALNFSVFYYEILNSPDRACRLAKAAFDDAIAELDTLSEESYKDSTLIMQLLRDNLTLWTSDMQADGDGEQKEQIQDVEDQDVS, from the exons aaatggTTGAGGCCATGAAAAAAGTCGCCTCAATGGATGTTGAATTAACCGTTGAAGAACGTAATCTTTTATCGGTagcatataaaaatgttattggcGCACGTCGTGCCTCATGGCGTATTATTACCTCGATCGAACAGAAAGAGGAGAATAAGGGTGCCGAAGAGAAATTGGAAATGATCAAAACCTATCGCGGTCAAGTTGAAAAAGAGCTACGCGATATCTGTTCGGACATTTTAAATGTACTCGAGAAACATCTCATTCCATGTGCCACCACAGGCGAAAGTAAAGTATTCTATTATAAGATGAAGGGTGATTATCATCGTTATTTGGCTGAATTCGCCACCGGTTCAGATCGTAAAGATGCTGCTGAAAATTCATTGATTGCCTATAAGGCAGCCAGTGATATTGCCATGAACGATCTGCCACCAACACATCCCATTCGTTTGGGTTTGGCGCTGAACTTTTCG gtattctattatgaaattttgaactcACCCGATCGTGCATGCCGCTTGGCGAAAGCAGCTTTCGACGATGCCATTGCCGAATTGGATACATTAAGTGAAGAAAGCTACAAAGACTCCACACTCATTATGCAACTGCTGAGGGATAACCTTACATTATGGACGTCTGATATGCAAGCCGAtg gtGATGGTGAACAAAAAGAGCAAATCCAAGATGTTGAAGATCAGGATGTGTCGTAA